A single window of Salminus brasiliensis chromosome 18, fSalBra1.hap2, whole genome shotgun sequence DNA harbors:
- the slc6a7 gene encoding sodium-dependent proline transporter, whose amino-acid sequence MKPLPEPCNEHQKKSSNASAPGEMPSVEEAKAPPGNTELSTESPAQLNGFSVSHNSAPGAVSHTPSPAPSADPQLPREQWGGKYEFLLSCIGYCVGLGNVWRFPYLCYRNGGGVFLIPYFIMLFFTGMPLFLMELSLGQYGAAGPITVWKCCPLLKGIGIGMLCVSTLVCLYYNVIIAWTFYYLGSSFQSPLPWSCDAIANAKLCQNNTNGTLSPSEFFWNERVLGVSHSTGLNDPGPVRWQLALCLLAAWVIIFLCMLKGIRSSGKVVYVTATFPYFVLIVLIIRGATLEGSLQGVAFYLTPVWGRLANAQVWNDAASQIFYSLGIGVGGLLSMASYNKFDNNVIRDTLVITIGNCATSFFAGFAIFSILGHMAWRKGVRVEEVADTGPGLAFVAYPEALALLPGSVFWAILFFLMLFMLGVDTLFGNMEGITTAVLDEFPQLRSNMKHKTLFLGLLCFGFYLMGLLLVTNGGIYWFTLIDSFSTSFGLIIITLFMCLGISFFYGVNQFCQDIVDMICRCPPWCTKVLLYFKACWVFFTPFLLLFILTYIFIEMYRTSLVYGQYVYPLWGKALGVCMGAFCCLQIPIWATVAVSRETGTLKDRFQKAIRPLNSWRVNNLNSSTQEQHVEPERIEGPYTVNLTEVDFTAMTWESSEA is encoded by the exons ATGAAACCTTTACCGGAACCATGTAACGAGCATCAGAAGAAAAGCTCGAACGCTTCTGCCCCCGGGGAGATGCCGAGTGTGGAGGAGGCTAAAGCTCCACCTGGAAACACCGAGCTTAGCACGGAG agtccagcacagctgaATGGCTTCAGTGTTTCTCACAACAGTGCACCCGGTGCTGTGTCTCACACACCCTCTCCTGCTCCTTCAGCAGACCCCCAGCTTCCCAGGGAGCAGTGGGGCGGCAAGTATGAGTTTCTGCTCTCCTGCATCGGCTACTGTGTCGGCCTGGGAAACGTCTGGAGGTTCCCTTACCTTTGTTACCGGAATGGTGGAG GTGTGTTTCTCATCCCGTACTTCATCATGCTGTTCTTTACGGGCATGCCACTCTTTCTCATGGAGCTAAGTTTGGGCCAGTATGGCGCCGCAGGACCCATCACTGTCTGGAAATGCTGCCCACTGCTCAAAG GGATTGGCATAGGGATGCTGTGTGTGTCCACATTAGTGTGCCTCTACTACAATGTTATCATTGCTTGGACCTTTTATTACCTGGGTAGTTCCTTCCAGAGCCCACTGCCATGGTCCTGTGATGCTATTGCTAATGCAAAGCTGTGTCAG AACAACACCAATGGTACGCTGAGTCCATCTGAGTTCTTCTGGAA tgaGCGTGTCTTGGGGGTGTCGCATAGTACAGGCTTGAATGACCCTGGTCCGGTGAGGTGGCAACTGGCTCTGTGTTTGCTAGCTGCCTGGGTCATCATATTCCTCTGCATGCTTAAGGGCATTCGGAGCTCAGGCAAG GTTGTGTATGTGACGGCCACCTTCCCCTACTTTGTGCTGATAGTTCTGATCATCAGAGGGGCCACTCTGGAGGGCTCTCTCCAGGGCGTAGCTTTTTATCTCACTCCAGTCTGGGGACGACTGGCTAATGCACAG GTGTGGAACGATGCAGCATCACAGATCTTCTACTCATTAGGAATTGGAGTCGGAGGTCTTTTGTCTATGGCATCCTACAATAAATTTGACAATAATGTCATCAG GGACACCCTGGTGATCACCATAGGCAACTGTGCCACCAGCTTCTTTGCAGGCTTTGCAATCTTCTCCATCTTGGGTCATATGGCCTGGAGGAAGGGTGTGCGTGTGGAAGAAGTGGCAGACACAG GTCCAGGCTTGGCCTTTGTAGCATACCCAGAGGCCTTGGCTCTCCTTCCTGGTTCAGTTTTCTGGGCCATTCTGTTTTTCCTGATGCTCTTCATGCTGGGTGTGGACACACTA TTTGGTAACATGGAAGGCATTACCACAGCAGTGCTGGATGAGTTTCCTCAGCTGAGGTCCAATATGAAGCACAAGACTCTATTCCTGGGCCTACTCTGCTTTGGATTCTACTTGATGGGCCTGTTGCTGGTTACTAAT GGAGGGATATACTGGTTCACCCTCATTGACTCATTCAGCACCAGTTTTGGTCTCATCATTATCACTCTCTTCATGTGTCTGGGCATCTCATTCTTTTATG GGGTGAACCAGTTCTGCCAGGACATAGTGGACATGATTTGTCGCTGTCCACCCTGGTGCACCAAGGTGCTGCTGTACTTCAAAGCATGCTGGGTATTCTTCACACCTTTCTTGTTACTG TTCATCCTGACCTACATCTTCATTGAGATGTATAGGACCTCACTTGTGTACGGCCAGTATGTGTATCCGCTGTGGGGCAAGGCGCTGGGGGTGTGTATGGGAGCTTTTTGCTGCCTCCAGATCCCAATTTGGGCCACTGTAGCCGTCAGCAGGGAGACTGGAACACTGAAAGAT CGCTTTCAGAAAGCCATCCGGCCACTCAATTCCTGGAGGGTCAACAACCTGAACAGCAGCACTCAGGAGCAGCATGTGGAACCAGAGAGAATAGAGGGACCCTACACCGTCAACCTGACTGAGGTGGACTTTACTGCCATGACCTGGGAGAGTAGTGAGGCATAA